A window of Brachybacterium fresconis contains these coding sequences:
- a CDS encoding lycopene cyclase domain-containing protein: protein MDIPEYTALTVLGIVLVVLLELLVLRTGIFRRPAYWLAMAICLAFQIPVDGWLTKLSAPIVLYHPDHILGIRFPWDIPIEDFGFGFAMMTLTIMTWQHLKNRRGADDDAE, encoded by the coding sequence ATGGACATCCCCGAATACACCGCGCTCACGGTCCTCGGGATCGTGCTGGTCGTCCTGCTCGAGCTGCTCGTGCTCCGCACCGGCATCTTCCGCCGGCCCGCCTACTGGCTCGCGATGGCGATCTGCCTGGCCTTCCAGATCCCCGTCGACGGGTGGCTCACAAAGCTCTCCGCACCGATCGTTCTCTACCATCCGGACCACATCCTCGGCATCCGCTTCCCCTGGGACATCCCGATCGAGGACTTCGGATTCGGGTTCGCCATGATGACCCTGACGATCATGACGTGGCAGCATCTGAAGAATCGGCGAGGGGCTGACGATGACGCTGAGTGA
- a CDS encoding lycopene cyclase domain-containing protein: MTEFQYLLLMGACVAITLPLEFVLRARVYRRWRLLLPTILVVVLVFGLWDIVGIVREHWTYDSVSMTGVMFGPLPLEELVFFVVIPVAALLSYEGVGTVLQIARRRWADRRTKE, translated from the coding sequence ATGACCGAGTTCCAGTACCTGCTCCTGATGGGCGCGTGCGTCGCGATCACGCTGCCCCTCGAGTTCGTCCTCCGCGCCCGGGTCTACCGGCGATGGCGTCTGCTCCTGCCGACGATCCTCGTCGTCGTGCTCGTCTTCGGTCTCTGGGACATCGTCGGGATCGTCCGCGAGCACTGGACGTACGACAGCGTCTCCATGACCGGGGTGATGTTCGGGCCGCTGCCGCTCGAGGAGCTGGTCTTCTTCGTGGTCATCCCGGTTGCCGCCCTCCTCAGCTACGAGGGCGTCGGGACCGTCCTGCAGATCGCACGCCGCCGCTGGGCCGATCGACGGACGAAGGAGTGA
- the crtI gene encoding phytoene desaturase family protein has product MRSTSQRSVVIIGGGISGLASAALLARDGYDVDLVEARDGFGGRAGRWERDGFRFDTGPSWYLMPEVFDHFFHLLGTSAAEQLDLERLIPGYRIFFEGHADPLDISASATENMERFEAVEAGAGHRLERYLDSAQRTYDIAVERFLYTSFDSARPFLSAEVVRRGPRLMQLLLEPLESFVARRFHDPRLRQILGYPAVFLGSSPGRTPSLYHLMSSLDLTGGVQYPHGGFAALIDAMVDLARAAGARLHAGTAATRIVTAPGGPGRARATARGVQVRDPAGEERTLDADVVVATADLHHVETTMLPRPLQTYPESWWRRRTSSPGGVLVMLGIRGELPQLPHHTLLFTRDWSANFGAIADGRVPSPASTYVCKPSATDSSVAPPGHENLFLLVPAPADPALGHGGEDGAGSSAVERIADEAIEQLGRWAGVGDLSDRVVVRRTVGPADFRDDLGAWRGGILGPAHTLRQSAFFRAGNASRRVDSLYYAGSSTIPGIGLPMCLISAEVLLKRLRGDHSPSRLPTPMSPSPSHRPPPEGTIRS; this is encoded by the coding sequence ATGAGAAGCACTTCCCAGCGCTCGGTGGTGATCATCGGTGGCGGCATTTCCGGGCTCGCCTCCGCCGCGCTCCTCGCCCGCGACGGCTACGACGTCGACCTGGTCGAGGCCCGCGACGGCTTCGGCGGCCGCGCAGGGCGCTGGGAGCGAGATGGATTCCGGTTCGACACCGGCCCCTCCTGGTACCTGATGCCCGAAGTGTTCGACCACTTCTTCCACCTGCTGGGCACCTCCGCCGCCGAGCAGCTCGACCTCGAGCGACTCATTCCCGGATATCGCATCTTCTTCGAGGGACACGCCGATCCTCTCGACATCAGCGCATCGGCGACCGAGAACATGGAGCGCTTCGAGGCGGTCGAAGCCGGTGCCGGTCATCGGTTGGAACGCTATCTCGACTCCGCCCAGCGCACCTACGACATCGCTGTCGAACGCTTCCTCTACACCTCGTTCGACTCCGCCAGGCCCTTCCTGTCGGCCGAGGTCGTCCGCCGCGGGCCCCGCCTAATGCAGCTGCTCCTGGAACCGCTGGAATCCTTCGTCGCGCGGCGGTTCCACGACCCCCGCCTCCGGCAGATCCTCGGCTATCCCGCGGTCTTCCTCGGCTCCTCACCGGGCCGGACGCCGAGCCTGTACCACCTCATGAGCTCCCTGGACCTGACCGGCGGGGTGCAGTATCCGCACGGCGGATTCGCCGCTCTCATCGACGCCATGGTCGACCTGGCCCGCGCCGCCGGGGCGCGCCTGCACGCGGGCACCGCGGCCACGCGCATCGTGACCGCGCCCGGGGGCCCCGGACGGGCCCGCGCCACGGCCCGCGGTGTGCAGGTGCGCGATCCCGCGGGGGAGGAGAGGACGCTGGACGCCGACGTCGTCGTCGCGACCGCCGATCTGCACCACGTCGAGACGACCATGCTGCCGCGCCCCCTGCAGACCTACCCCGAGTCCTGGTGGCGTCGGCGCACCAGCAGCCCGGGCGGGGTCCTGGTCATGCTCGGGATCCGCGGGGAGCTGCCGCAGCTGCCCCACCACACCCTCCTGTTCACCCGGGACTGGTCCGCGAACTTCGGGGCGATCGCCGACGGTCGCGTCCCCTCGCCCGCATCGACGTACGTGTGCAAGCCCTCCGCCACGGACTCCTCGGTCGCTCCCCCCGGTCACGAGAATCTGTTCCTTCTGGTGCCGGCCCCGGCGGACCCTGCGCTGGGGCACGGCGGGGAGGACGGCGCGGGGTCCAGCGCTGTGGAGCGCATCGCCGATGAGGCGATCGAACAGCTCGGGCGGTGGGCCGGCGTCGGCGATCTCTCCGACCGCGTGGTGGTGCGCCGCACCGTCGGACCAGCCGACTTCCGCGACGATCTCGGTGCCTGGCGCGGCGGCATCCTCGGTCCGGCCCATACTCTCCGGCAGAGCGCCTTCTTCCGCGCCGGGAACGCCTCCCGCCGCGTGGATTCGCTCTACTACGCCGGGTCGTCCACGATCCCGGGCATCGGACTGCCCATGTGTCTGATCAGCGCCGAGGTCCTCCTGAAACGCCTGCGGGGGGACCACTCGCCGTCCCGGCTGCCCACACCCATGTCTCCATCCCCCTCCCACCGTCCCCCGCCGGAGGGCACCATACGGTCATGA
- a CDS encoding phytoene/squalene synthase family protein, translating to MRARHGSCPTLTQYDRVAQAASRQVIAGYSTSFGWASRLLDEPVRTHVRSTYALVRVADEIVDDPDPRLTPPLRAELLDGLEQETDRALRSGRSANLVVHAFALTARRCGIGDELVSPFFTSMRRDLSPRPHSAESLSEYIYGSAEVVGLMCLCAFVDGDPHAYERLGPGARRLGAAFQKVNFLRDLADDEELLGRAYLRGIDRDSFTDAERDVLLDDIDADLEAAAAVIGDLPVSSRRAVSAAHGLYCALAKRLRVTPAAEIGRRRIRVPDAQKAWILARAAAGRLG from the coding sequence ATGAGAGCGCGCCACGGATCCTGCCCCACCCTCACGCAGTACGACCGGGTCGCCCAAGCGGCGTCGCGGCAGGTCATCGCCGGGTACTCGACCTCCTTCGGGTGGGCGTCGAGACTCCTGGACGAACCCGTGCGCACCCACGTGCGCAGCACCTACGCGCTGGTGCGCGTCGCGGACGAGATCGTCGACGACCCCGATCCGCGACTCACACCGCCGCTGCGCGCCGAGCTGTTGGACGGGCTCGAGCAGGAGACCGACCGTGCGCTGAGGAGTGGCCGGAGTGCGAATCTGGTGGTCCATGCATTCGCACTGACGGCACGACGGTGCGGGATCGGCGACGAGCTGGTCTCGCCGTTCTTCACCTCGATGCGACGGGACCTATCTCCGCGGCCGCACAGCGCCGAGAGCCTGTCCGAGTACATCTACGGCTCCGCCGAAGTCGTCGGCCTGATGTGCCTGTGCGCCTTCGTCGACGGCGACCCGCACGCCTACGAACGCCTCGGACCCGGCGCCCGTCGGCTCGGAGCGGCCTTCCAGAAGGTCAACTTTCTCCGCGATCTCGCCGACGACGAGGAGCTGCTCGGGCGCGCATACCTCCGCGGGATCGACCGGGACTCCTTCACGGACGCCGAGCGCGACGTCCTGCTGGATGACATCGACGCCGATCTGGAGGCCGCGGCCGCCGTCATCGGGGATCTTCCGGTCAGCAGCCGGCGGGCCGTCAGCGCCGCGCACGGCCTGTACTGCGCGCTCGCGAAACGGCTGCGCGTCACTCCTGCCGCAGAGATCGGGCGTCGGCGCATCCGGGTGCCCGACGCTCAGAAGGCGTGGATCCTCGCCCGCGCTGCCGCCGGGAGGCTCGGATGA
- a CDS encoding TspO/MBR family protein, whose amino-acid sequence MTRTDSSSSTRRRTLARRLAVTASFVVAIVGSAIGVGAFGGVPISEAADGLLATDATLIAPAGPAFSIWTVIYAALGAYTLWQWWDRTDERRVAGPAIASLLLNAAWILLVQAGRVGLTVPVIVLLLAALAVLFRRLSRAAARGPLELLVVDGTFGLYLGWVSVATCANITAALVGAGAPDLGHPEWLAVLVLVVAGLIGIALASSGRGAIAAPAGITWGIAWIAVARSTGEPHSPITATGAAIAAVVVGAATVVAVVRRLRRSRSTVAG is encoded by the coding sequence ATGACGCGCACCGACTCGTCCTCGTCGACGCGCCGGCGAACTCTCGCACGGCGACTTGCCGTGACCGCGAGCTTCGTCGTCGCGATCGTGGGATCCGCGATCGGCGTCGGAGCCTTCGGTGGCGTGCCGATCTCCGAAGCCGCCGACGGGCTCCTGGCCACCGATGCCACCCTCATCGCCCCCGCGGGGCCGGCCTTCTCGATCTGGACCGTCATCTACGCGGCACTGGGGGCATACACCCTGTGGCAGTGGTGGGACCGGACCGACGAGCGGCGCGTGGCGGGGCCCGCCATCGCCTCCCTGCTGCTCAATGCCGCGTGGATCCTGCTGGTCCAGGCGGGCCGGGTCGGCCTCACCGTGCCCGTGATCGTGCTGCTGCTCGCTGCCCTCGCCGTGCTCTTCCGGCGCCTCTCACGTGCCGCCGCCCGCGGACCGCTGGAGCTGCTGGTGGTCGACGGCACCTTCGGCCTCTACCTCGGATGGGTCAGCGTCGCCACCTGTGCGAACATCACCGCCGCGCTGGTCGGAGCCGGGGCGCCGGACCTCGGCCACCCCGAGTGGTTGGCGGTCCTCGTGCTCGTCGTCGCCGGACTGATCGGAATCGCTCTCGCCTCATCCGGCCGGGGAGCGATCGCCGCGCCCGCCGGTATCACGTGGGGCATCGCGTGGATCGCGGTCGCTCGCAGCACCGGTGAGCCGCACTCACCGATCACCGCGACGGGAGCCGCCATCGCCGCCGTCGTCGTCGGCGCGGCCACGGTCGTCGCCGTCGTGCGGCGGCTGCGCAGGTCCCGGAGCACGGTGGCCGGATGA
- a CDS encoding polyprenyl synthetase family protein yields MGDEPLAAVERELTAQIRAGSARSGDLGPDHRRLWIAVGEALRDGKRLRPQLLLITHEGLGGRRTAAAVRTAAAVELLHTAFVIHDDVIDGDHLRRGRLNVSGAFAGEAREGDLPETSVRRYADAAGVLAGDLALTTAIRTVATCGAEQEIVDHLLDLLDAAVHTSATGELADVRFGLGLEIDPVVDATLRVAALKTASYSFELPLRAAAVLAEAQPSTVTALGEIGHCLGVGFQLLDDLLGVFGNEARTGKSTLSDLREGKATALIAHARSTPSWTALDGLVGDRRLDHGGAARARTVLTECGARGAVQDLADHHLDRAVQTAHRSGLPSTLADRLTDVVHDIRATAGEALVPAPTLTEEAS; encoded by the coding sequence GTGGGAGACGAACCGCTCGCAGCGGTCGAGCGCGAGCTGACAGCGCAGATCCGTGCCGGCTCTGCCCGATCCGGAGACCTGGGCCCTGATCACCGGCGACTCTGGATCGCGGTGGGGGAGGCGCTGAGGGACGGGAAAAGACTGCGTCCTCAGCTCCTGCTGATCACCCACGAGGGCCTCGGCGGTCGGCGCACCGCGGCCGCCGTCCGGACCGCGGCCGCCGTCGAACTGCTGCACACCGCATTCGTGATCCACGACGACGTCATCGACGGGGATCACCTGCGTCGGGGGCGGCTCAACGTCTCCGGTGCCTTCGCCGGCGAAGCCCGCGAGGGCGACCTGCCCGAGACCTCGGTACGGCGCTACGCCGACGCGGCGGGGGTCCTCGCCGGCGACCTCGCGCTGACGACCGCCATCCGAACGGTCGCCACCTGCGGTGCAGAGCAGGAGATCGTCGATCACCTGCTGGATCTGCTCGACGCGGCCGTGCACACCTCGGCCACCGGCGAGCTCGCCGACGTCCGGTTCGGGCTCGGCCTCGAGATCGACCCCGTCGTCGACGCCACCCTGCGCGTCGCGGCCCTGAAGACGGCCTCGTACTCGTTCGAGCTCCCCCTGCGAGCCGCGGCGGTGCTGGCCGAGGCTCAGCCCTCCACCGTCACCGCCCTGGGGGAGATCGGGCATTGCCTCGGAGTCGGCTTCCAGCTGCTGGATGACCTGCTCGGCGTGTTCGGCAACGAGGCCCGTACGGGCAAGAGCACCCTCTCGGATCTTCGCGAGGGGAAGGCCACCGCCCTCATCGCCCACGCGCGATCCACGCCGTCCTGGACCGCTCTGGACGGCCTGGTCGGTGATCGACGGCTCGACCACGGCGGCGCCGCTCGGGCGCGGACGGTGCTCACCGAGTGCGGAGCGCGCGGCGCCGTCCAGGATCTCGCCGACCACCACCTGGACCGGGCGGTGCAGACCGCGCACCGATCCGGCCTGCCGAGCACCCTCGCCGACCGTCTCACGGACGTCGTCCACGACATCCGTGCGACCGCGGGCGAGGCGCTCGTGCCCGCCCCGACCCTGACGGAGGAAGCATCATGA
- a CDS encoding MarR family winged helix-turn-helix transcriptional regulator, with translation MPDHTAAPAADTRRAAQNAPSSTSYWFDEPDSAVSVLHAVRDVQEAGRDMRRRMSTGMSMNTTDLEALRHAIAHERDDDPLTPKTLSRHLDISGASTSKLIDRLTLSGHLVRTDHPRDRRSVILLATEHAHHQVRERLSDMHERMLAVARSLPEGSRADTAEFLQAMAECLRAEPAPH, from the coding sequence ATGCCTGATCACACGGCGGCACCGGCCGCGGACACGCGACGCGCAGCGCAGAACGCACCCTCGAGCACCTCGTATTGGTTCGACGAGCCGGACTCGGCGGTGTCCGTGCTGCACGCCGTGCGCGACGTGCAGGAGGCCGGCCGCGATATGCGTCGCCGGATGAGCACCGGCATGTCGATGAACACCACCGACCTGGAGGCCCTCCGCCACGCCATAGCCCACGAGCGCGACGACGACCCGCTCACACCCAAGACGCTCTCCCGGCATCTCGACATCTCCGGCGCCTCGACATCGAAGCTCATCGATCGCCTCACCCTCTCGGGCCACCTGGTCCGGACCGACCATCCACGGGACCGCCGTTCCGTGATCCTCCTGGCCACGGAGCACGCCCACCATCAGGTCCGCGAGCGCTTATCGGACATGCACGAACGCATGCTGGCCGTCGCCCGCTCCCTGCCGGAGGGCTCCCGGGCGGATACCGCCGAGTTCCTGCAGGCGATGGCCGAATGCCTGAGGGCGGAGCCCGCGCCGCACTAG
- a CDS encoding ATP-grasp domain-containing protein translates to MTSSPVTILPAVHLTSDVTARATTERPVQHAVHVLHDNPEWLPPFRRAFEAEGVPLVEWRLGEGSLDLDAEPPRGVIWSRLSASSHTRSAPLAKDAARSITAWAASWGRRVVNGQHVADLEVSKIVQHAQLRRAGFDVPRTLAVFGRDGLIEAAEGFRAPFLTKHNQGGKGLGVRRFDDHAAFAAYVHGDDFEDAADGITLLQELLVADEPAITRAEFVGGEFVYAVRVDTSGGAFELCPAEACAVPGQDTAAEPMFRIRPDVTARTPLIRRYQSLLSELGIEIAGIEYMTTIDGRTVTYDINTNTNYNPDVEGSLQAPAARHIARYLGSLLREEQEADGR, encoded by the coding sequence ATGACTTCCTCTCCCGTCACCATCCTGCCCGCCGTTCATCTGACCTCTGACGTCACCGCACGGGCGACGACGGAGCGACCGGTCCAGCACGCCGTGCACGTGCTGCACGACAATCCCGAGTGGCTGCCGCCGTTCCGTCGTGCCTTCGAGGCGGAGGGAGTGCCGCTGGTGGAATGGCGCCTCGGAGAGGGATCCCTCGACCTGGACGCGGAACCGCCCCGCGGGGTGATCTGGTCACGTTTGAGCGCCTCCTCGCACACCCGCAGCGCCCCGCTGGCGAAGGACGCCGCCCGCTCGATCACGGCCTGGGCCGCCTCCTGGGGTCGCCGCGTGGTGAACGGTCAGCACGTCGCGGACCTCGAGGTCTCCAAGATCGTGCAGCACGCCCAGCTGCGCCGCGCCGGATTCGACGTCCCGCGCACTCTCGCCGTCTTCGGCCGCGACGGCCTGATCGAGGCGGCCGAAGGCTTCCGGGCCCCGTTCCTGACCAAGCACAATCAGGGCGGCAAGGGCCTCGGGGTACGACGCTTCGACGACCACGCGGCCTTCGCCGCCTACGTGCACGGGGACGATTTCGAGGACGCGGCCGACGGGATCACCCTGCTGCAGGAGCTGCTGGTCGCCGACGAGCCCGCCATCACTCGTGCCGAGTTCGTCGGGGGCGAGTTCGTCTACGCGGTACGGGTGGACACCTCCGGCGGTGCCTTCGAGCTGTGCCCCGCCGAGGCCTGCGCCGTACCCGGGCAGGACACCGCCGCGGAGCCGATGTTCCGGATCCGCCCCGACGTGACGGCACGCACGCCTCTGATCCGTCGGTACCAATCGCTGCTGTCCGAACTCGGCATCGAGATCGCCGGGATCGAGTACATGACCACGATCGACGGCCGCACCGTCACCTACGACATCAACACCAACACCAACTACAACCCCGACGTCGAGGGATCCCTGCAGGCCCCCGCCGCCCGACACATCGCCCGCTATCTGGGGTCCCTGCTGCGCGAGGAGCAGGAGGCCGACGGGCGCTGA
- a CDS encoding peptide chain release factor 3 has product MATDLTTAPQSSPVLDEAVRRRTFAVISHPDAGKSTLTEAMALHAHVMEEAGVTHGKASRAASISDWGEVEKERGISVTSTALRFDYRDVVLNLVDTPGHSDFSEDTFRVLTAVDFAVMLIDAAKGMEAQTRKLFDACRRLGLPVVTVINKWDRPGLEALELFDEIQAATGRTPVAVNWPVGYAGRFTGLLEPGAATYVRHEVVDSGARVAREEAVDGAADRGLDPGIWLEAVEGAGVAAALNGTFEAEQFLAGEQTPVLFTAAAGNVGVRLLLDFLTQHAPAPEQRRDVSGASRPLGSDFSGYVFKVQAGMNPAHRDQIAFVRVNSGVFARGMELHHAQSGRPVSSKYAHHMVGRGRHTATASWPGDVVGFVNASGLHVGDTIHAGPSVTFPGMPRFDPERFRVAHNLDAAHHKRFAKGLSQLEEEGAIQVLRDANGSPGGPVLAAVGELQFDVVVDRMRREFGAEITLDAPLGYDRSLPLPASGVAQMASLPGVEVLYRPDGEAVALFHDRWRQARVQERFPDLFPPRT; this is encoded by the coding sequence ATGGCCACCGATCTGACGACCGCCCCGCAGTCCTCGCCCGTTCTCGACGAGGCGGTGCGGCGACGCACCTTCGCCGTCATCTCCCACCCCGACGCCGGCAAGTCGACCTTGACAGAGGCGATGGCTCTGCACGCCCACGTCATGGAGGAAGCGGGCGTCACCCACGGCAAGGCCAGCCGCGCCGCGAGCATCTCGGACTGGGGAGAGGTGGAGAAGGAGCGGGGTATCTCGGTCACCTCGACCGCCCTGCGCTTCGACTACCGGGACGTGGTGCTGAACCTGGTGGACACCCCGGGCCACTCCGACTTCTCCGAGGACACCTTCCGAGTGCTCACCGCCGTCGATTTCGCGGTGATGCTCATCGATGCCGCCAAGGGCATGGAGGCCCAGACGCGCAAGCTCTTCGACGCGTGCCGCCGGCTGGGTCTGCCCGTGGTGACGGTGATCAACAAATGGGATCGACCCGGGCTCGAGGCCCTCGAGCTCTTCGACGAGATCCAGGCGGCCACCGGCCGCACCCCGGTCGCCGTGAACTGGCCCGTGGGATACGCCGGACGGTTCACCGGGCTGCTGGAGCCGGGGGCGGCGACCTATGTGCGCCATGAGGTGGTCGACTCCGGCGCCCGGGTCGCTCGGGAGGAGGCCGTCGACGGCGCTGCGGATCGAGGTCTCGATCCCGGGATCTGGCTCGAGGCGGTCGAAGGAGCCGGTGTCGCCGCCGCGCTCAACGGCACTTTCGAGGCAGAGCAGTTCCTCGCCGGGGAGCAGACGCCGGTCCTGTTCACCGCGGCCGCGGGGAACGTGGGGGTGCGGCTCCTGCTGGATTTCCTCACCCAGCACGCGCCGGCCCCCGAGCAGCGCCGTGATGTCTCCGGAGCGTCCCGGCCCCTGGGCTCGGACTTCTCGGGCTACGTGTTCAAGGTCCAGGCCGGCATGAATCCTGCCCATCGCGACCAGATCGCGTTCGTGCGTGTGAACTCCGGAGTGTTCGCGCGGGGCATGGAGCTGCATCATGCACAGAGCGGCCGCCCTGTCTCCTCCAAGTACGCCCACCACATGGTCGGCCGCGGACGCCACACCGCGACGGCGTCGTGGCCCGGAGACGTCGTCGGATTCGTCAATGCCAGCGGGCTGCACGTCGGAGACACGATCCATGCCGGCCCGAGCGTGACCTTCCCCGGTATGCCGCGGTTCGATCCCGAGCGGTTCCGCGTGGCCCACAACCTCGACGCCGCGCACCACAAGCGCTTCGCCAAGGGCCTCTCCCAGCTGGAGGAAGAAGGTGCCATTCAGGTTCTCCGCGACGCGAACGGGAGCCCGGGCGGACCCGTCCTCGCCGCCGTCGGGGAGCTGCAGTTCGATGTCGTGGTCGACCGGATGCGCCGCGAGTTCGGGGCCGAGATCACCCTCGACGCGCCCCTGGGTTACGACCGTTCGCTGCCGCTGCCCGCCTCCGGTGTCGCGCAGATGGCGTCCCTTCCCGGTGTCGAGGTCCTCTACCGACCCGACGGCGAAGCGGTCGCGCTCTTCCATGATCGCTGGCGTCAGGCCCGGGTCCAGGAGCGGTTCCCCGACCTCTTCCCGCCGCGGACCTGA
- a CDS encoding phospholipase D-like domain-containing protein, translating to MMTSRLSLPARGRRILVRTAAVGAGTLFGAQVLVIGTLATADWVKERGRKVRDAPRPGTFHAQVEGTPFRIYTSGDTLYDDMIEAIDSARDSIQLETFIWKGDDVGQRFLDALNRAAERGVSVHVIYDGFANLVVPASFYRQVSERVHLWRVPVLHRTFWKGLIRHTGVNHSKVMVVDDDVAFVGGYNIGSLYARQWRDTHLRTRGPAVWGLRDAIAQKWNEGRDAGEDIPWIPPRSWEPEMRVAANLPIQLVYPIRGLYLEAIERAQDHVYITTPYFIPDHQILTALLKAAQRGVDVRVMLPKDSNHFVADWVSRGFYGQMLDAGITILLYSAAMIHAKTATVDGYWSTVGTANIDRLSLSFNYETNVAISDPGFAAEIEKIFAADSEHCEELTSPRWRDRHPMARVAEAILAPLGPLL from the coding sequence ATGATGACCTCGCGCCTCTCCCTCCCCGCCCGTGGACGCCGGATCCTGGTCCGGACCGCTGCCGTGGGTGCCGGGACGCTGTTCGGCGCCCAGGTGCTCGTGATCGGGACGCTGGCGACGGCGGACTGGGTCAAGGAGCGGGGCCGCAAGGTGCGCGACGCGCCGCGGCCGGGCACATTCCACGCCCAGGTGGAGGGGACGCCCTTTCGCATCTACACCTCGGGCGACACCCTCTACGACGACATGATCGAGGCGATCGACTCCGCCCGCGACTCGATCCAGCTGGAGACGTTCATCTGGAAGGGCGATGACGTGGGTCAGCGCTTCCTGGACGCCCTGAACCGTGCCGCGGAGCGGGGCGTGAGCGTGCATGTGATCTACGACGGATTCGCCAACCTCGTGGTCCCGGCCTCGTTCTATCGACAGGTCTCCGAGCGCGTCCACCTCTGGCGGGTGCCGGTCCTGCACCGGACGTTCTGGAAGGGGCTGATCCGCCACACCGGCGTCAACCATTCCAAGGTCATGGTGGTCGACGACGACGTCGCCTTCGTCGGCGGGTACAACATCGGATCCCTCTACGCCCGCCAGTGGCGCGACACCCACCTGCGCACGAGAGGACCGGCCGTCTGGGGACTGCGCGACGCCATCGCCCAGAAGTGGAACGAGGGCCGGGACGCCGGAGAGGACATCCCGTGGATCCCGCCGCGCTCCTGGGAGCCGGAGATGCGCGTGGCCGCTAACCTCCCGATCCAGCTGGTGTACCCGATCCGGGGCCTCTATCTGGAAGCGATCGAACGCGCCCAGGACCACGTGTACATCACCACCCCGTACTTCATCCCCGACCACCAGATCCTCACCGCGCTCCTGAAGGCTGCCCAGCGCGGGGTCGACGTGCGGGTGATGCTGCCCAAGGACTCCAACCACTTCGTGGCGGACTGGGTCTCCCGCGGCTTCTACGGACAGATGCTGGACGCCGGGATCACGATCCTGCTCTACAGCGCGGCGATGATCCACGCGAAGACCGCCACGGTCGACGGCTACTGGTCCACCGTGGGGACCGCGAACATCGACCGCCTCTCGCTGTCGTTCAACTATGAGACGAACGTCGCGATCTCCGATCCGGGCTTCGCGGCCGAGATCGAGAAGATCTTCGCGGCCGACTCCGAGCACTGCGAGGAGCTCACCTCCCCGCGCTGGCGGGATCGCCATCCGATGGCGCGCGTGGCGGAAGCGATCCTCGCCCCGCTGGGGCCGCTGCTGTGA
- a CDS encoding HXXEE domain-containing protein — protein sequence MDARTALSAGLFAAWAVHDAEEVATMAATSRRVLGAEPRKLPIPEPLRSRGLSQAHVTLSVAPMSLPVATAAFQGIRTRCRSRWFRGAVLPLTVGAHLLAAAILGERSLGREI from the coding sequence ATGGATGCGAGGACGGCCCTGAGCGCAGGCCTGTTCGCCGCCTGGGCCGTGCACGACGCGGAGGAGGTGGCCACAATGGCGGCGACGTCCCGCCGCGTGCTCGGCGCAGAGCCGCGGAAGCTCCCGATCCCGGAGCCGCTGCGCTCCCGAGGACTCTCCCAGGCCCACGTGACCCTGAGCGTCGCCCCGATGTCCCTCCCCGTCGCCACGGCCGCGTTCCAGGGCATCCGGACGCGATGTCGGTCGCGGTGGTTCCGCGGCGCGGTGCTCCCCCTCACCGTCGGTGCGCATCTCCTCGCCGCGGCGATCCTCGGCGAGAGATCCCTGGGCCGCGAGATCTGA